In Bacteroidota bacterium, one genomic interval encodes:
- a CDS encoding WG repeat-containing protein — MKNLLLILSLLLLTISTIGQNSYEEIGIYGDYHPGLALVMKNGLYGFINTSGKEIVQPKYKRIEKFGENHPYWALVMNDEGLGFINSSGKEIVQPKYKRIEKFGENHPAWALVMNDEGLGFINSSGKEIV, encoded by the coding sequence ATGAAAAATTTGCTTCTGATTTTATCCTTACTATTATTAACTATTTCGACTATTGGACAAAATAGTTATGAAGAAATAGGAATATATGGAGATTATCATCCTGGCTTGGCTTTGGTTATGAAAAATGGCCTTTATGGTTTTATTAACACTTCAGGTAAGGAAATAGTACAACCAAAATATAAAAGAATAGAAAAATTCGGTGAGAACCACCCATATTGGGCTCTTGTTATGAATGATGAGGGATTAGGATTTATTAATAGTTCAGGGAAGGAAATAGTACAACCAAAATATAAAAGAATAGAGAAATTTGGAGAAAACCACCCAGCTTGGGCTCTTGTTATGAATGATGAGGGTTTAGGATTTATTAACAGTTCGGGTAAGGAAATAGTACA